A single window of Micrococcaceae bacterium Sec5.1 DNA harbors:
- a CDS encoding ABC transporter substrate-binding protein, whose amino-acid sequence MARFAAKTGLTAALAATALLGLAACSDPGATAATAPSSGSSTASSSAAKEFNLSPEQNRIKVTVDSAAAALVPEAIKADGKLTVVSTGGTPPLSLFATDNKTLIGSEVDLAYAIGESLGLQVEVLPVAWADWPLGVESGKYEAVLSNVTVTEARKEKFDFATYRNDLLGFYAKADSDISEVKEAKDVAGKRVIVGSGTNQEAILVRWDEENKKNGLKPVEFQYYDDDSASQLALQSGRADLTFGPNASAAYKAAKDGKTKEVGTLNGGWPLKAEIAFTTKKDNGLAAAAQAAINHLIKDGSYGKILDRWGLSSEAIPTSELNPAGLPKK is encoded by the coding sequence ATGGCACGTTTTGCAGCCAAGACCGGCCTGACCGCGGCGTTGGCCGCTACGGCTCTTCTGGGGCTCGCCGCCTGCTCGGATCCGGGCGCAACGGCGGCGACAGCACCGTCTTCGGGCTCTTCAACGGCCTCCTCCAGCGCGGCCAAAGAGTTCAACCTGTCGCCCGAACAGAACCGCATCAAAGTAACTGTGGACTCCGCGGCCGCGGCCCTGGTTCCGGAAGCCATCAAGGCCGATGGCAAACTGACGGTGGTCTCAACCGGTGGGACGCCGCCGCTGAGCCTGTTCGCTACGGACAACAAGACCCTGATCGGCAGCGAGGTTGACCTCGCGTACGCCATCGGCGAGAGTCTGGGCCTGCAAGTCGAGGTGCTGCCGGTAGCGTGGGCTGACTGGCCGTTGGGCGTCGAATCGGGCAAATACGAGGCCGTCCTCTCCAACGTCACAGTCACCGAAGCACGCAAGGAAAAGTTCGATTTCGCGACCTACCGCAATGACCTCCTGGGCTTCTATGCCAAGGCCGACTCGGACATTTCAGAGGTCAAGGAGGCCAAGGACGTCGCTGGCAAGCGCGTGATCGTCGGCTCCGGCACCAACCAGGAAGCCATCCTGGTGCGGTGGGACGAGGAGAACAAGAAGAACGGTTTGAAGCCGGTTGAGTTCCAGTATTACGACGACGACTCCGCCTCCCAGCTCGCCCTCCAGTCCGGACGCGCGGACCTGACGTTCGGGCCCAACGCGTCCGCAGCCTACAAGGCGGCCAAGGATGGAAAGACCAAAGAAGTGGGCACGCTCAATGGCGGCTGGCCGCTGAAGGCTGAGATCGCCTTCACCACCAAGAAGGACAACGGACTTGCTGCGGCAGCGCAGGCTGCCATCAACCACCTCATCAAGGACGGCAGCTACGGCAAGATCCTGGACCGTTGGGGCCTCTCCTCCGAGGCCATCCCGACATCCGAATTGAACCCGGCAGGCCTGCCCAAGAAGTAG
- a CDS encoding threonine/serine dehydratase — MVTREEVEAAYSRTAGWVRHTPVAESGNQEPYHLWFKCEYMQHTGTFKARGAFNRLLTARENGELDPEIGIVVASGGNAGLANAYAASKLGVPATVFVPEAAPATKVHKLYASGARVVQGGSEYAEAYAAAVKFAEETGAVYCHAYDQPEIVAGAGGVGLELLDELPDVDTILVAVGGGGLMGGIAAAVEGRAHVVGVEPETVPTLHTALAKGEPVDVAVSGVAVDSLGARRIGEIGFGVARRTGVQSVLVSDEDIVQARRKLWEDYRMVVEHGAATAYAALLSGAYVPKDGETVAVILCGANTDPAHF; from the coding sequence ATGGTCACACGTGAAGAAGTAGAAGCAGCGTACTCACGGACGGCAGGCTGGGTTCGGCATACACCAGTGGCTGAGAGCGGCAACCAGGAGCCCTATCACCTGTGGTTCAAGTGCGAGTACATGCAGCACACGGGAACGTTCAAGGCCCGCGGCGCCTTCAACCGGTTGCTCACGGCTCGGGAGAATGGCGAACTGGACCCGGAGATTGGCATTGTGGTGGCGTCCGGGGGCAATGCGGGCCTGGCCAACGCCTACGCGGCGTCCAAGCTCGGAGTCCCTGCTACGGTGTTCGTCCCCGAGGCCGCACCCGCCACCAAGGTCCACAAGTTGTACGCCAGCGGGGCCCGCGTGGTCCAAGGAGGCTCTGAGTACGCCGAGGCCTACGCTGCAGCTGTGAAGTTTGCCGAGGAAACCGGCGCGGTCTATTGCCATGCCTATGACCAGCCCGAGATTGTGGCTGGCGCAGGCGGCGTTGGCCTGGAGCTGCTGGACGAACTGCCCGACGTCGATACCATCCTCGTTGCTGTAGGCGGCGGCGGATTGATGGGCGGCATTGCGGCGGCGGTTGAAGGCCGGGCCCATGTGGTGGGCGTCGAGCCCGAGACGGTTCCCACGCTGCACACGGCCTTGGCCAAGGGAGAGCCGGTGGATGTGGCCGTTTCCGGTGTCGCCGTGGATTCCCTGGGTGCGCGGCGAATTGGCGAGATTGGATTTGGTGTTGCCCGTCGCACTGGTGTGCAGAGCGTGCTGGTCAGCGACGAAGACATCGTCCAGGCCCGCCGCAAGCTGTGGGAGGACTACCGAATGGTGGTGGAACACGGTGCGGCGACAGCCTACGCCGCCCTGCTGTCCGGCGCCTACGTGCCCAAGGATGGTGAGACGGTCGCGGTCATTCTTTGTGGGGCCAACACCGATCCAGCACACTTCTAG
- a CDS encoding aldo/keto reductase, whose product MTIELTLNNGVTMPALGLGVFQSAPEETTAAVETALATGYRHIDTAAAYGNEREVGQGIRASGLQRDEVFIETKVWVSDYGYEQTLHAWDKAAGKLGVDYLDLFILHQPAPDRFEKTIEAYKALERLLQDGRVRSIGVSNFMPHHLKELLASTDIVPAVNQIELHPYFTQPDVQDSDAANGILTQAWSPIGGITFYPGWGGDRRNVMEDPAVAAIARTHAKTPAQVMIRWHLQQGRSAIPKSTNPQRIAENFDVFDFELSTEELAAIDALDLGVRNGPDPDVARPERFAMVIPEA is encoded by the coding sequence ATGACTATTGAACTAACCCTCAACAATGGCGTCACGATGCCGGCACTCGGCTTGGGCGTCTTCCAGAGCGCACCCGAGGAAACCACCGCTGCTGTCGAGACAGCCCTGGCCACGGGCTACCGGCACATCGACACCGCCGCTGCGTACGGGAACGAGCGGGAGGTGGGCCAAGGTATTCGGGCATCGGGATTGCAGCGGGATGAGGTCTTCATCGAGACAAAAGTCTGGGTCAGCGATTACGGCTACGAGCAGACGCTGCATGCTTGGGACAAGGCCGCCGGCAAGCTCGGTGTCGATTACCTGGACCTGTTCATCCTGCATCAGCCCGCCCCGGACCGGTTCGAGAAGACCATCGAAGCGTACAAGGCGCTTGAGCGACTCCTCCAGGATGGGCGCGTCCGCTCAATCGGTGTCAGCAACTTCATGCCGCACCACCTCAAGGAATTGCTCGCCTCAACTGACATCGTTCCTGCCGTAAACCAGATCGAACTTCACCCTTACTTCACGCAGCCCGACGTCCAGGACTCGGACGCAGCAAACGGTATCCTCACCCAGGCGTGGTCACCCATTGGCGGAATCACGTTCTACCCGGGCTGGGGCGGAGATCGACGGAACGTGATGGAAGATCCCGCCGTTGCAGCGATCGCGCGGACCCATGCCAAAACACCGGCCCAGGTCATGATCCGCTGGCACTTGCAACAAGGCCGCTCAGCCATTCCCAAGTCGACCAACCCACAGCGCATCGCGGAGAACTTCGATGTCTTTGACTTCGAGCTCAGCACGGAAGAACTCGCGGCCATCGACGCGTTGGATCTCGGCGTGCGCAATGGGCCGGATCCGGATGTCGCCCGTCCGGAGCGCTTCGCCATGGTGATCCCCGAGGCCTGA
- a CDS encoding helix-turn-helix transcriptional regulator yields the protein MSHSEDVRKFLTSRRARIKPDAAGLPAYGGNRRVAGLRREEVAMLAGMSIDYYIRLERGNLSGASDSVLESLARALQLDDAETAHLFDLARAATAAPRVRRKRSPRTVRPSVQRVIDAITTAPAWVRNDRGDVLAANELGAALYMDLMAEETTPPNSARFTFLNPKARQFFANWERSADDIVAVLRSTAGKNPYDKDLTDLIGELSTRSEEFRVRWARHDVKYHRTGRKRLHHSIVGDLDLSFESLELSADPGLRINVYTADPGTPSEDALKVLASWVVTQRIREEATVQE from the coding sequence ATGAGTCATAGCGAGGACGTACGGAAGTTCCTGACCTCCCGGCGTGCAAGGATCAAGCCCGACGCCGCAGGATTGCCGGCATACGGCGGCAACCGCCGCGTGGCCGGGCTGCGCCGCGAGGAAGTGGCGATGCTGGCCGGGATGAGCATCGATTACTACATACGGCTCGAGCGAGGAAACCTTTCCGGAGCCTCGGACAGTGTTCTTGAGTCGCTCGCCCGCGCCCTCCAGCTTGACGACGCCGAGACTGCGCACCTTTTCGACCTGGCACGAGCGGCCACGGCCGCGCCGCGGGTGAGGCGGAAGCGCAGCCCAAGGACGGTGCGCCCAAGCGTGCAGCGGGTCATTGATGCCATCACCACGGCACCGGCGTGGGTTCGGAACGACCGCGGCGATGTCCTCGCTGCCAACGAACTTGGCGCAGCCCTTTACATGGACCTGATGGCCGAAGAAACAACCCCTCCCAACAGCGCACGATTCACCTTTCTCAACCCCAAGGCACGCCAGTTCTTCGCAAACTGGGAGCGCAGCGCGGACGACATCGTCGCCGTCCTGAGGTCTACCGCGGGGAAGAATCCTTACGACAAGGACCTCACTGACCTGATCGGGGAACTCTCCACGCGCAGTGAGGAATTCCGGGTCAGGTGGGCCCGGCACGATGTGAAGTACCACCGGACGGGTCGGAAAAGGCTCCACCACTCGATCGTCGGCGACCTTGACCTGAGCTTCGAATCCCTTGAGTTGTCCGCGGACCCAGGGCTGCGGATCAACGTGTACACCGCAGATCCCGGCACACCTTCGGAAGACGCATTGAAAGTGCTCGCCAGCTGGGTGGTTACCCAGCGGATTCGCGAAGAGGCCACTGTTCAGGAATGA
- a CDS encoding GNAT family N-acetyltransferase, producing MPPEFTLRPSYSSDAIWIAELRAVVMRPDLERLGRWDPVRVRERFLKAFQPEHTYVIHTAGVDAGVIAVRQEPDARWIEHFYVAPAHQGKGLGGAVLRHVMAASVDERPFRLNVLQGSAARHLYERHGFVLESEDQIDVFMLAAGNP from the coding sequence GTGCCTCCAGAGTTCACCTTGCGCCCCTCTTACAGTTCCGATGCCATCTGGATCGCCGAGCTTCGTGCCGTGGTGATGCGTCCGGACCTCGAACGGCTGGGTCGCTGGGATCCGGTGCGGGTCCGGGAGCGCTTCCTGAAAGCCTTCCAGCCGGAGCACACCTACGTGATCCATACTGCAGGCGTGGATGCCGGGGTGATCGCAGTTCGCCAGGAGCCGGACGCCCGGTGGATTGAGCACTTCTACGTGGCTCCGGCCCATCAGGGCAAAGGGCTGGGTGGCGCTGTACTTCGGCACGTCATGGCGGCCTCCGTGGATGAGAGGCCCTTCCGTTTGAACGTGCTGCAGGGAAGTGCGGCACGGCACTTGTATGAGCGGCATGGTTTTGTTCTGGAATCCGAGGACCAGATCGACGTCTTCATGCTGGCGGCTGGCAACCCCTGA
- a CDS encoding VCBS repeat-containing protein, translating to MALAAGLLAAGAPPSVAASQPTPYIDGVPYVGAELRRQYNYDYSACRNPDGTGEGITLEWLRDGVPLPAERQGETLRVLPEDQGHRISMKVYPLTPGQSGCPTGTQVSPETLPVKASSRAMGWTGRGNFEPLARTHDGRLILYPRTYTYYKGSCEGACPTYWGAWDEPVQIGQGWNVFNIVFSPGDFDGDGFNDLLGRDAAGNLFLYPGDGEGGWLERQQVGQGWNVFNTIVGPGDFNGDGTNDVLARNPAGDLFLYPGDGSAGWLAPTKVGQGWQMMNKIITAGDMNGDGPVEVYARDGNGRLFLYPADDAGGWRPSSLISGGWDVFSEIAGLGSFPHSKYNDLAAINGNGDLVTYSAGASTTVLWGPYGPVGRGWDVFEELL from the coding sequence ATGGCGTTGGCAGCAGGGCTGCTGGCCGCCGGAGCGCCACCCTCCGTCGCGGCGTCCCAGCCGACGCCCTATATCGACGGCGTACCGTACGTCGGCGCGGAATTACGCCGCCAGTACAACTACGACTACTCAGCTTGCAGGAATCCCGACGGCACGGGTGAGGGCATCACCCTGGAGTGGTTGAGGGACGGGGTGCCGCTTCCTGCCGAGCGGCAGGGGGAAACCCTGCGGGTCCTTCCCGAAGACCAGGGCCATCGCATTTCGATGAAGGTCTACCCGCTTACCCCGGGCCAGTCGGGTTGTCCGACGGGTACCCAGGTAAGCCCGGAAACACTGCCCGTCAAAGCCTCCAGCAGGGCCATGGGCTGGACCGGTCGTGGCAACTTCGAACCACTCGCCCGTACCCACGATGGTCGCCTCATCCTGTATCCGCGGACTTACACCTATTACAAGGGGAGTTGCGAGGGCGCGTGCCCTACGTACTGGGGTGCGTGGGACGAGCCCGTGCAGATTGGCCAAGGCTGGAACGTGTTCAACATCGTCTTCTCACCCGGCGACTTCGATGGTGACGGCTTCAATGATCTCCTCGGCAGGGACGCGGCAGGCAACCTCTTCCTCTACCCGGGCGATGGCGAGGGTGGCTGGCTTGAGCGCCAACAGGTGGGCCAGGGTTGGAACGTTTTCAACACGATCGTCGGACCGGGTGACTTCAATGGCGACGGAACCAATGATGTCCTTGCGCGAAACCCGGCTGGAGATCTCTTCCTTTACCCCGGCGATGGCAGCGCAGGGTGGCTCGCCCCCACGAAAGTGGGCCAAGGCTGGCAGATGATGAACAAGATCATCACTGCCGGCGACATGAACGGCGATGGCCCCGTGGAAGTCTATGCAAGAGACGGCAATGGGCGCCTCTTCCTGTACCCGGCAGATGACGCTGGTGGCTGGCGGCCATCGTCCCTCATCAGCGGCGGTTGGGATGTCTTCTCCGAGATTGCAGGACTCGGCAGTTTTCCGCACTCCAAGTACAACGACCTCGCTGCCATCAACGGGAACGGAGATTTGGTCACCTATTCTGCCGGAGCGTCCACCACAGTCCTCTGGGGCCCATATGGTCCCGTGGGCCGCGGTTGGGATGTCTTCGAGGAACTCCTCTAG
- a CDS encoding NtaA/DmoA family FMN-dependent monooxygenase (This protein belongs to a clade of FMN-dependent monooxygenases, within a broader family of flavin-dependent oxidoreductases, the luciferase-like monooxygenase (LMM) family, some of whose members use coenzyme F420 rather than FMN.) yields the protein MTQHNRAIFQPTGQIQFGIFFQGVNSGTIWKASESGSQTDFESFRRIVQTAERGKFAAFFLGEGLRLREHLGRPHALDVAGRPDAQTMLAALAAVTRNIGLVATQNTTYNDPADLAHRLSSLDLISGGRAAWNVVTTDNAWTGANFRRGGYLDHADRYKHAEAFVETAKRIWDSWETSSGPARPVLHEGQHYTVDVTPRLARSAQYRPVLFQAGDSPDGRDFAARQADVIFSAHPKFDDAVEFRRDIVARSVAAGRGANAVQIMPASEFILAATDQEAQEKKAWVRSLQIGPQQAIAYLEQFWGRELTEYDPDGPLPEIDPAVEETSETRGSGFHGAKARQLADQWRAEAKDKGLSIRQFVTSRTARVDATFTGSYTAIADHLSEYARVGAVDGFNISPWLIPTGLDDIVNHLVPELQERGVYPTDYRGTTLRENLGIETPVRSTESVPA from the coding sequence ATGACACAGCACAACCGTGCTATTTTCCAGCCGACGGGTCAGATCCAGTTCGGCATTTTCTTCCAGGGCGTCAACTCCGGCACGATTTGGAAGGCGTCGGAATCGGGTTCGCAAACCGATTTCGAATCCTTCCGCCGCATAGTCCAGACCGCCGAGCGGGGGAAGTTCGCGGCGTTCTTCCTCGGAGAGGGGTTGCGCCTGCGCGAACACCTCGGCCGCCCACATGCCTTGGACGTCGCTGGCCGGCCTGATGCGCAGACCATGCTCGCGGCCCTGGCAGCGGTCACCAGGAACATCGGACTCGTAGCAACGCAGAACACCACATACAACGATCCGGCGGACCTTGCACACCGCTTGTCCTCCCTGGACCTGATTTCCGGCGGAAGGGCTGCCTGGAACGTGGTCACCACGGACAACGCCTGGACTGGAGCCAATTTCCGTCGCGGGGGATACCTCGATCATGCCGACCGGTACAAGCATGCCGAAGCATTTGTTGAGACCGCCAAACGCATCTGGGACTCGTGGGAGACCTCTTCGGGGCCGGCACGCCCTGTGCTTCATGAGGGCCAGCACTACACGGTGGACGTCACCCCGCGGTTGGCCCGCAGCGCCCAGTACCGTCCCGTGCTCTTCCAGGCCGGCGACTCCCCGGATGGCCGCGACTTTGCTGCGCGCCAGGCTGACGTGATCTTCTCCGCCCACCCAAAGTTCGATGACGCTGTAGAGTTCCGCCGCGACATTGTGGCGCGCTCCGTCGCTGCCGGCCGCGGAGCCAACGCGGTGCAGATTATGCCGGCCAGCGAGTTCATCCTGGCCGCCACCGATCAGGAAGCCCAGGAGAAGAAGGCCTGGGTCCGCAGCCTCCAGATTGGGCCGCAGCAAGCCATTGCGTACCTGGAGCAGTTCTGGGGCCGCGAACTCACTGAGTACGATCCCGATGGTCCGCTTCCGGAGATTGATCCGGCAGTCGAGGAGACATCGGAGACGCGCGGCAGCGGCTTCCATGGAGCGAAGGCGCGCCAGCTCGCGGACCAGTGGCGGGCTGAGGCCAAGGACAAGGGGCTCTCAATCCGCCAGTTCGTCACCTCCCGCACAGCGCGGGTGGACGCGACCTTTACCGGTTCCTATACCGCCATTGCCGACCACCTCTCCGAGTACGCCCGCGTTGGCGCAGTGGACGGGTTCAACATCTCACCGTGGCTTATCCCTACTGGCCTGGACGACATCGTGAACCACTTGGTACCGGAACTTCAGGAACGCGGGGTCTACCCTACGGACTACCGCGGGACCACGCTGCGCGAAAACCTGGGGATTGAGACACCCGTACGATCCACTGAGTCGGTGCCGGCCTGA
- a CDS encoding LLM class flavin-dependent oxidoreductase — protein sequence MSTFEERKAGFLAIELDGAGYQNLAAAVLAAESAGFHAATFADAPAPGRVNALQRAAFVGPVTRNIALVPEVDTVYTEPFHISTQLASLDYVSGGRAGWIVTAVDSSEAAAAVGRSHVSGEALAQEAAASVEVGRRLWDSWEDDAVIRDVATGRYLDVDKLHYVDFETPADFAGPAYSVKGPSIIPRPLQGQLPVLAAASLVGEGLVPVDSVDAVLVSAPTPELLVAEVRDVRARLGAAVAVVAELDVVLDSRGQPAVSRFASSAESGSTAEAGRARFVGSSAGLADVLDSLLKEADGVRLHPAVLDVELEELSRLVLPELRQRGSLRAPLQDGTFRDLLGLERPASRYANTTIAAIGSEN from the coding sequence GTGAGCACCTTCGAAGAACGCAAGGCCGGGTTCCTGGCCATTGAACTCGACGGCGCGGGGTACCAGAACCTTGCAGCCGCCGTCCTGGCAGCGGAGTCCGCTGGTTTCCACGCAGCAACCTTCGCCGACGCGCCGGCCCCGGGGCGGGTTAACGCCCTGCAGCGTGCAGCCTTTGTCGGGCCGGTGACGCGGAACATTGCACTGGTACCGGAAGTCGACACTGTATATACGGAGCCCTTCCACATCTCCACGCAGCTTGCCAGCCTGGACTACGTGTCCGGCGGGCGGGCCGGGTGGATCGTCACCGCAGTGGACTCGTCCGAGGCCGCGGCCGCCGTCGGGCGTTCCCATGTGAGCGGCGAAGCGCTGGCGCAGGAAGCGGCGGCCTCCGTCGAAGTCGGCCGCCGGCTTTGGGATTCGTGGGAGGACGACGCCGTGATCCGCGATGTCGCCACGGGTCGCTACCTTGACGTCGACAAGCTGCACTATGTGGACTTCGAAACTCCTGCCGATTTCGCCGGTCCCGCTTACTCCGTCAAGGGTCCGTCCATCATCCCCCGGCCGTTGCAAGGTCAGCTGCCTGTGCTCGCCGCTGCCTCCTTGGTGGGCGAAGGCTTGGTTCCGGTGGATTCCGTGGATGCTGTGCTGGTGTCTGCTCCGACGCCCGAACTGCTCGTTGCCGAGGTTCGCGATGTGCGGGCCCGGCTTGGAGCTGCGGTTGCGGTTGTTGCAGAGCTCGACGTCGTTCTTGACTCGCGCGGGCAGCCTGCCGTTTCACGTTTCGCTTCCTCGGCGGAAAGCGGTTCGACTGCAGAAGCGGGCCGGGCACGGTTTGTTGGTTCGTCGGCTGGTCTGGCTGACGTGCTCGATTCGCTCCTCAAGGAGGCCGACGGCGTCCGTCTCCACCCGGCCGTCTTGGATGTGGAATTGGAAGAACTGTCCCGCCTGGTGCTGCCAGAACTCCGCCAGCGTGGATCCTTGCGTGCGCCTCTGCAGGATGGGACGTTCCGCGATCTGCTGGGCCTGGAACGTCCGGCGAGCCGCTACGCGAATACGACCATTGCAGCCATTGGCTCGGAAAACTAA
- a CDS encoding DUF1684 domain-containing protein — MSTHTETALESFAEEWQEWHSAHELHRAHPHGFLAVTHLHWLDSNPTPLEGAPGSWSVESDVVRVVLEPGESLQQDGVELNTGKAEPLEFGPIEERGGINLASGDTVIELAKRGGEYIVRPRNPSNALLQEYQGTPAYAPNASFAVAGTFVPFETPRPTTVGAAVEGIQHVYEAPGEIRFKLAGQELALTAFNGHATGSLLVLFTDQTSGKTTYAANRSLSVVPAADGSVELDFNRAVNLPCAYTDLATCPLPPAENRLPVAIEAGEKIPYERQDQK, encoded by the coding sequence GTGTCTACGCACACTGAAACAGCACTCGAATCCTTTGCCGAGGAATGGCAGGAGTGGCATTCCGCCCATGAACTCCACCGGGCCCACCCGCACGGCTTCCTCGCCGTGACCCACCTCCACTGGCTGGACAGCAACCCGACCCCGTTGGAAGGTGCGCCTGGTAGCTGGAGTGTGGAATCCGACGTCGTACGCGTTGTTCTGGAACCAGGCGAGAGCCTGCAGCAGGACGGCGTTGAACTGAACACAGGCAAGGCAGAGCCGCTTGAATTCGGGCCTATCGAGGAGCGCGGTGGCATCAATCTGGCCTCCGGCGACACCGTGATCGAGCTAGCCAAGCGCGGCGGCGAGTACATCGTGCGGCCACGCAACCCGTCGAATGCCCTCTTGCAGGAGTACCAGGGGACGCCCGCTTACGCACCGAATGCGTCGTTTGCCGTTGCCGGTACGTTCGTGCCGTTCGAAACACCGCGCCCCACCACGGTGGGTGCCGCGGTGGAGGGCATCCAGCATGTGTACGAGGCCCCGGGCGAGATCCGCTTCAAGCTCGCGGGCCAGGAACTGGCGCTGACGGCGTTCAACGGCCACGCGACGGGCTCGCTTTTGGTGCTGTTCACGGACCAAACCTCCGGTAAGACCACCTACGCGGCCAACCGCTCACTCTCCGTGGTTCCCGCCGCTGACGGCTCCGTGGAGCTCGACTTCAACAGGGCCGTCAACCTTCCCTGCGCCTACACCGACCTCGCCACCTGCCCGTTGCCGCCCGCCGAAAACCGGCTTCCCGTGGCCATCGAAGCCGGCGAAAAGATTCCCTACGAACGGCAGGACCAGAAGTGA
- a CDS encoding LLM class flavin-dependent oxidoreductase, which produces MKFQVLDIIPHLKNPVTGEIVSTADRLNQVVETARRAEELGFDCFSVGERHAGEFVSSSPTTVLAAIAAVTQRIRLQTGVAVLSVLDPVRVAEDYATIDQLSRGRLELVIGKGNEVLQYPLFGLTLDDQWELLAEKYAMLRTLWRKESVTWSGRFRSPLVEPTTTTPRPFAGSPRIWHGSATTLTSAALAAKWGDPLFTANAIQPRENYKVLIDHYREEYQRHGHDPRHQYLGSGSGAGGVFIADTTQEAIRQYGPVYEALTAGRNVPGNNSPFRDIQHAVAEGPALVGSPEQVIDKILSYHSLYQHDLQSISLPTTLPFEQQLDILERFALEVIPAVRASAPSTLWESSDPFGGRPQFAGAIEPDAAATVTADNAFNRTDNACVYAH; this is translated from the coding sequence ATGAAGTTCCAGGTCCTTGACATCATTCCCCACCTGAAGAACCCGGTGACGGGGGAGATCGTCTCCACAGCTGACCGCCTGAACCAGGTGGTGGAAACGGCCCGCCGGGCCGAGGAACTGGGGTTCGACTGCTTCTCCGTGGGGGAACGCCACGCCGGTGAGTTTGTTTCCTCATCTCCGACGACGGTCCTCGCCGCCATTGCCGCAGTCACTCAACGAATCCGGCTTCAGACCGGGGTCGCTGTCTTGTCCGTCCTGGACCCTGTCCGGGTGGCCGAGGACTACGCCACGATCGACCAACTGAGCCGCGGCCGCTTGGAGCTGGTGATCGGCAAAGGCAATGAGGTGCTGCAGTACCCCCTCTTTGGCCTGACTTTGGACGACCAGTGGGAGTTGCTCGCTGAGAAGTACGCCATGCTCCGCACCCTGTGGCGCAAGGAGAGCGTCACATGGTCAGGCCGCTTCAGGTCACCTCTGGTTGAACCAACCACGACGACGCCACGCCCCTTCGCGGGCTCGCCGCGGATTTGGCACGGCTCGGCTACAACTCTTACGTCTGCGGCGCTGGCGGCCAAGTGGGGCGATCCGTTGTTCACCGCGAACGCCATCCAGCCCCGGGAGAACTACAAGGTCCTGATCGACCACTACCGCGAGGAGTACCAGCGCCACGGCCACGATCCCCGGCATCAGTATCTGGGCTCAGGCAGTGGGGCCGGCGGTGTGTTCATCGCCGACACCACGCAGGAAGCCATCCGCCAGTACGGACCCGTGTATGAGGCGTTGACCGCCGGCCGCAACGTTCCGGGCAACAACTCACCCTTCCGGGACATCCAGCACGCTGTGGCCGAGGGGCCCGCCCTTGTGGGCAGCCCCGAGCAAGTGATCGACAAGATCCTCAGCTACCACTCGCTGTATCAGCATGACCTGCAGTCGATCTCCTTGCCCACCACGTTGCCGTTCGAACAGCAGCTCGACATCCTGGAACGCTTCGCGCTGGAGGTCATCCCGGCCGTCCGCGCTTCCGCGCCGAGCACACTCTGGGAATCCAGCGACCCCTTTGGTGGCCGACCCCAGTTCGCTGGGGCCATCGAACCCGACGCCGCAGCAACAGTTACAGCAGACAACGCCTTCAACAGGACGGACAACGCTTGTGTCTACGCACACTGA